Proteins found in one Gopherus flavomarginatus isolate rGopFla2 chromosome 18, rGopFla2.mat.asm, whole genome shotgun sequence genomic segment:
- the LOC127036514 gene encoding uncharacterized protein LOC127036514, translating into MKELVVLDEEGKEPWVRCRRPACNLLLEGNPPKRRLRHSQIHKEAPPERQLAEAPKSAPRPWNSCHHLAAPPGHPPARSAPGHQASAWLPRAVSLSRFPSSRLPVAAPRQLPLLTFTNQPLGLAASWGAALNSPAPAPSRLPRPTRPASPRLDPPAAERAELEQNVARVLQGHPGGISLFRFRQAYGAAYGHPFPLDNTASVKEQLAAMPGAVRVQGWGVQTMLFPVCPQELPSKETGLSPSLPEAVVALASPDVAPAAPAVVCPSPFISSSSPEAPLAPAGPERPPVLCSPPPGHRMAPGSPAELPISPTASAAPWSPETGWEHESMGPITEQTDVMEGIATATPAAGTVPSELEAELSLPLALASSVSLSPEGSPCGPTPPLSLDHVVATDTVLYGLNSAPSSASCPSPESSFPPALPGPISAVHPLAVLSPEPAWSPIQDVPGAADSPRERPSFKPLPLCEPSLASPYKHREDRGAPWAAIKPEPRLPRISPPCPPPMGSKKKPPKSKPDSCVLL; encoded by the exons ATGAAGGAGCTGGTGGTCCTGGACGAGGAGGGCAAGGAGCCGTGGGTCCGGTGCCGGCGCCCAGCCTgcaacctgctgctggagggcaaTCCCCCCAAGAGACGCCTCCGTCATTCCCAGATCCACAAGGAGGCGCCACCCGAACGACAGCTGGCAGAGGCTCCTAAATCAG ctccaagGCCTTGGAACTCCTGCCACCACCTGGCTGCACCCCCGGGCCACCCACCGGCCAGATCTGCCCCTGGGCACCAAGCCAGCGCCTGGCTGCCCCGAGCTGTCTCGCTGAGCCGCTTCCCCAGCTCCCGCCTTCCCGTGGCCGCCCCCCGGCAGCTGCCCCTGCTGACCTTCACCAACCAGCCACTGGGCCTGGCCGCATCCTGGGGGGCTGCCCTGAATAGCCCCGCACCGGCCCCCAGCCGGCTGCCCCGTCCCACTCGCCCAGCCAGCCCCCGGCTGGACCCCCCCGCGGCCGAGCGGGCCGAGCTGGAGCAGAATGTGGCGCGGGTCCTGCAGGGCCACCCTGGGGGCATCTCCCTCTTCCGCTTCCGCCAGGCCTACGGTGCCGCCTAcggccaccccttccccctggacAACACAGCCTCGGTGAAGGAGCAGTTGGCGGCCAtgccgggggcagtcagggtgcagggctggggggtgcagacgATGCTCTTCCCGGTCTGCCCCCAGGAGCTCCCCAGCAAGGAGACTG gtctctccccatctctgccagaggCAGTCGTCGCTCTCGCCAGCCCCGATGTGGCGCCGGCTGCCCCAGCTGTGGTCTGTCCGTCTCCTTTCATCTCTTCCAGCTCCCCAGAGGCCCCCCTGGCTCCTGCAGGCCCAGAGCGGCCCCCTGTTCTTTGCAGCCCTCCTCCAGGGCACAGGATGGCACCGGGGTCCCCAGCTGAGCTCCCCATATCCCCCACTGCCTCGGCAGCCCCCTGGTCACCAGAGACGGGATGGGAGCATGAATCCATGGGGCCCATCACTGAGCAGACAGATGTCATGGAGGGCATCGCCACAGCTACACCAGCTGCTGGCACTGTGCCATCTGAACTGGAGGCCGAACTCTCCCTGCCATTGGCTCTGGCATCTTCTGTATCCCTGTCTCCTGAAGGTTCCCCCTGTGGTCCCACCCCACCGCTGAGCCTGGACCATGTGGTTGCCACGGATACTGTCCTCTAcggccttaactctgcccctagctctgcaagctgtcccagcccagagtcaTCCTTTCCCCCAGCTTTGCCAGGACCCATATCTGCTGTCCATCCTCTGGCCGTGctctcccctgagccagcctggtccCCCATCCAAGACGTCCCTGGCGCCGCAGATTCCCCAAGGGAGAGACCATCCTTCAAGCCCCTGCCTCTGTGTGAGCCCAGCTTGGCATCCCCCTACAAACATCGGGAGGACAGGGGGGCACCATGGGCGGCCATCAAGCCAGAGCCCCGTCTGCCCCGAatctccccgccctgccccccacctatGGGGAGTAAGAAGAAGCCACCCAAGAGCAAACCTGACAGCTGTGTCCTTCTGTGA